The Pseudomonadota bacterium genomic interval TGTAGGTGTCGACCAGGGCAAAGTTGCGCTCGAACACCGGAATGGCCGCCGCACGACACACGTCGATCACTTTCTGACGGGTGATGCCGTTCATGCAGTAGTCGCCCGTCGAGGTCCAGACTTCCCCGCGGCGCACGATGAAGAAGTTGCAGGAATTGGTGGTGTTGACGAAGCCGTGCGGGTCGAGCATCAGAGCCTCGTCGGCACCCGCCTTCTGCGCGTGCACACCCGCGAGGATGCAGTTGAGTTTGGAGTGGCTGTTGAGTTTGGGGTCCTGGGTGAGCGGCAGGCCACGGTGCTGCGGCACGGTGAACAGGCGCACACCCCGTCCGGTGACCGCACGGGAGTGTTCAACGATGATCGCGACCGTCGGCCCCGATCGCGACAACCGCGGGTCCTGAAAGGGGCGGTCCTTGACGCCCCGCGTGACCATCAGCCGAGCGTGCGCATCCTCGGTTGCCCCATTGGCGGCCGCCGTGCGGTCCAGCGCGTCGGCGAGCGCCGCACGGGTCATGCCGATGTCGAGGTCGATCGCGCGTGCTGCCTCGAACAGCCTGTCCAGGTGCTCCTCCAGAAACGCCCAGCGCCCGCCGTAGAGACGCAGCCCTTCCCAGACACCGTCACCGAGCATGAAACCCGCGTCGTAGACCGACACCAGCGCCTGTTCCCGCGGTTTGATGTCGCCGTTGACATACACCTGCAAGTGGTCATTGCGTGGATCGTGTGCGGCGTCGTGCGTGCTTCGGTCGTGGTGGCTCATGGTCTTCCGCGTCTGGAAACGGTGAACGCACCCCGGCGGCGACGCCCGAGTGCAACACGCCCTACGGTACGCGAGCGCCGTGCGTGACGCGAGTGCAGCCGCTCAGTCGAGCTGTTTGGCTGTGCTGCCTGTGGCCGCCGCCCGGTTGGCTGCGACCGGATTCCGGAACGCGATCGAGTCAGGGTTGCAATTTTTCGGTGCGCGCCATGGCACACTGAACCGCTCCAGCGACGGCGCTTTTCGGCAGTTGTCCTCGCGCTTGCGCAGCACCGACAGTCGACACTGCCCTGCGACGACCGCGTGCTGTACGCTAAAGTCCGACGCCCGGGTGCAGCCGTTCGACAAGGCGTCGAATTCGACCTCCGTGCCGGTGAGGACCGGGTTGCGAATGGGCTCCATGGTGCCTCCTGACGGACTGGCCGATACTGTGGACGTGGGCCGGTCGCCGGACGAAACGCACCCGGCCAGCGCCAGTGCGACACCGACCGCATAGGACACCCGCGTGCTCATCTCGGCTGGCCGCGTCGACGCGTGCGGCTGACACGGCGGCGCCCGACCAACAGGCCGATCAACGCCCAGACACTCAGGGCGCCACCGCCACCGCTCGGTTGCGTCGCCTGTGGCACCACCGGAGCGGTGCCGGACACCGTCACCGCAAAACGCGAGTCGATGAAACCACGAACTTCGATAAAGACGGGGTCAGCGCTGTTGGGCAGTGCGCAGCCATCGGTATTCGTGCCACCCAACACCGATTCGCAACTCACGTTGCCCGAGGTCAACACGTCGCCGGCGTAGACCAACAGGTCGGCGTCGCCGACTGATGTGGTCAGTGTCGCCTCGTCGCCGCCGGACACCCGGTACAGGGCGCTGTCGTTTCGGCTGAGCGCACCGGCACTGGCGACGTTGACCGTGAGATCAGTCGCCAGGCTAGGGGTCGGTGCGCTGCCCGCGTAAGTGGTGGTGCCCGCGACAATGCTGTCGATCCACGAACGGTAGTTGGACACCCGCGTGTAGACCCCGGGCACACCGGGTCGAGCGCAACCGATACCGAAACTCACCACACCCACCTGAACGAGCTGGCCCCCCCTCGCCACGAACAAGGGGCCACCACTGTCGCCCTGACACGCGTCGAATCCGCCGGAGGGCAGACCGCCAGCACAGACCATGGCCGGTCCATTCATGTTGGCGTACGTGTCACCACACTGGGTGTTGGAGACGACAGGCACACCGACCTGGAGCAGCTGGGGCGAGGTGTCTCCGCCCTCAGACGTGCGACCCCACCCCGCCACCACGGCGGTCTCGCCGACCCGCGCAACGGCCTCGAAGTCGCCTGGCAGCGCCATCGGTGCGAGCGGCACGGCCTGAGGCAACTCCAGCAGCGCAATGTCGTTGAGGCTGCTGTCCGCGTCGTAGTCGGGGTGGACGATGATGCGCGAGACGATGCCGAAGAACACCGGCGTCTGCACGCCTGTGGTCTGGTCGGTCACGCCCAGTTCGACCGCCACGTTGGTGGCGAGCTCGGGCGCACCCGCCGAATCGAAGAAACAGTGCGCCGCGCTAAGCACCCAGCGGTCGGCAATCAGCGTGGCGCCGCACGCAGGCCGAAAAAGCGTGGTTGAACCGGCCCGGAAGTAGACACCGGCCATCCAGGGGTACGTCCCCTCGGCGACCGGCGTGCCACCGACAATGCGCGACGAGACCTCTGTCTCCGCACGCACCACCCCACTGGCCATAGTTAGCGCCGCACACAACGCCCATGCAAACGCCGCCAATGCCTTCATGCGCCCGCCTCTCTCCCCCGGTCCATGGCGTTCCGAGCCAGAGAGCCGTTTGGATTCACCCGACCGGGCAGCGCGTCCCGCGCCACCCGTTCCTGCGAACCTTATCGCGACTCACCCGTCGGCAACAACGCCGTGCGCCCTTCGCGCCCTGCGTGCACGGTCTCACTGACGCGGTCGTGACACACGGTGTTCAGCCGCAGTACGCAGCTCGGCCTAGAACTGCGTGATCCACTCGTCCTGCTCGGGCACGGGGGCGCCCTGGATGTTCGCCTCGAAGGCCACCAGGCGCTTGTGGATGGAGATGAGGTCGATGATCGTCGGCCACGCGTTGGCGATGAACTGCAGCGCGCCTTCAACCCGCCCGAAGGCGTTGCTGACCTGCTGAAAGAATCCGAAGGTGATCGCGCCCGAGATGATGGTCGGACCGAGCGCGATCAGGGTCAGGAAGTTCGAGAACTGCAGGTAGCCGAACCGAAACACACCGAAGTACAGGTAGTGGAAGAACAGCCGGAAGTAGTTGCGTCGCACGGCTTCGTAGAGCTCGCGGATCTCCGGGGGGCTGGCCTTGTCGGCATTGTCCTCGCCGTAGACCAGTTCCTTGCGGAACGCGGCCTCGACCTTCTGGTTGTTGAACTCGAGCCCGGGCAGCTTGATGCCGACCACGGCCATCAGCACGGTGCCGAACAAGGCCGAGCCGACGGCCACATACATCAGCGAACCGTCTACCGCACCGATCAACGGCAGCTCGTCGATTTGCGCCGAGAGGCTGAGCAGGAGTGGCAGGAAGGCGATCAGGGTCATGATGGCGTCGACCAGGCCTTCGCCCAGCGACTCCATGATGCGGGCAAAGCGCTGTGTGTCTTCCTGCACGCGCTGGGCGGCCCCCTCGACCAGGCGCAGGCGCGACCAGTAGTGCATGTAGTAGTTGTTCATCGCCGTGCGCCAGCGAAACAGGTAGTGTTTGGTGAAGAAGCTCACCACCACGAGCACCGAGATGTTCACCATCAACACCGGGATCACGGTCCAGAGCTGGCCCCAGTACTCCGAGGCCTCGACCGAGCCGGGTCCGCTAAGGGCCTTCTGAACCAGGTCGTAGAAGCTGCCGTACCAGTCGTTCATGAAGACCGAGACCTGCACGGTGAAATAGGACACCACAACAATCAGCGTCGTGCCGCAGACGGACCAGCGGTACCACCCGTTGCGCCCGTGCACGATCCACAGCAGCGGAAACACAAGCCCACACCCGAGGATGTACACGTAGACCCACAGTTTGGCAGGCGACAGAAACGGTGGCCGTTCACCCTCGACCACTGCAGGGGTGTACTGCGCAGCCCAGTCGAGCCCGGGCTGCCAGTCGGCCAGCCAGCCGAACCACAGGGCCATCACCACGCCGGTGTACGCGATGGCGGAGAGCAGAAACCACTTCGGGTGCGGAAAAAAGGAACGAAACACGGCAGTGTCCGGTGGCGACAGGAATCAGATGAACAGTGTAGATGCCCGCCGACCGGGAGGGTTCAGACGTACACACCAGCGAATCCGCACCATCGGTGGCGCCCCGTGTGCGGCCCGTCCGGCAGCCGTTGTAGCGGGTTCCACGTAGAGTCCCGGGGCGAACTCGAACGGGCCAGGCCAGTCTATGGTTAGCACTGAC includes:
- the sbmA gene encoding peptide antibiotic transporter SbmA, which encodes MFRSFFPHPKWFLLSAIAYTGVVMALWFGWLADWQPGLDWAAQYTPAVVEGERPPFLSPAKLWVYVYILGCGLVFPLLWIVHGRNGWYRWSVCGTTLIVVVSYFTVQVSVFMNDWYGSFYDLVQKALSGPGSVEASEYWGQLWTVIPVLMVNISVLVVVSFFTKHYLFRWRTAMNNYYMHYWSRLRLVEGAAQRVQEDTQRFARIMESLGEGLVDAIMTLIAFLPLLLSLSAQIDELPLIGAVDGSLMYVAVGSALFGTVLMAVVGIKLPGLEFNNQKVEAAFRKELVYGEDNADKASPPEIRELYEAVRRNYFRLFFHYLYFGVFRFGYLQFSNFLTLIALGPTIISGAITFGFFQQVSNAFGRVEGALQFIANAWPTIIDLISIHKRLVAFEANIQGAPVPEQDEWITQF
- a CDS encoding aminotransferase class IV, with protein sequence MSHHDRSTHDAAHDPRNDHLQVYVNGDIKPREQALVSVYDAGFMLGDGVWEGLRLYGGRWAFLEEHLDRLFEAARAIDLDIGMTRAALADALDRTAAANGATEDAHARLMVTRGVKDRPFQDPRLSRSGPTVAIIVEHSRAVTGRGVRLFTVPQHRGLPLTQDPKLNSHSKLNCILAGVHAQKAGADEALMLDPHGFVNTTNSCNFFIVRRGEVWTSTGDYCMNGITRQKVIDVCRAAAIPVFERNFALVDTYSADEAFLTGTFGAQTPVLNIDGRDIGDGIRPVTERIQSLYRALVSADR
- a CDS encoding serine protease, producing MASGVVRAETEVSSRIVGGTPVAEGTYPWMAGVYFRAGSTTLFRPACGATLIADRWVLSAAHCFFDSAGAPELATNVAVELGVTDQTTGVQTPVFFGIVSRIIVHPDYDADSSLNDIALLELPQAVPLAPMALPGDFEAVARVGETAVVAGWGRTSEGGDTSPQLLQVGVPVVSNTQCGDTYANMNGPAMVCAGGLPSGGFDACQGDSGGPLFVARGGQLVQVGVVSFGIGCARPGVPGVYTRVSNYRSWIDSIVAGTTTYAGSAPTPSLATDLTVNVASAGALSRNDSALYRVSGGDEATLTTSVGDADLLVYAGDVLTSGNVSCESVLGGTNTDGCALPNSADPVFIEVRGFIDSRFAVTVSGTAPVVPQATQPSGGGGALSVWALIGLLVGRRRVSRTRRRGQPR